Genomic DNA from Amycolatopsis alba DSM 44262:
TTCTTGAGCTGTCCGAGTTCGTCAAGGAATTCGAGACCACCTTCGACGTGACCGCGGCCGCCCCGGCTGCCGTCGTCGCCGCCGGCCCGGTCGGCGCTGCCCCGGCCGCCGCCGAGGAGCAGGACGAGTTCGACGTCGTCCTCGAGTCCGCTGGTGAGAAGAAGATCCAGGTCATCAAGGTCGTCCGTGAGGTCGTCTCGGGCCTGGGCCTGAAGGAGGCCAAGGAGCTGGTCGAGGCCGCTCCCAAGGCCCTTCTGGAGAAGGTCGACAAGGAGGCCGCCGAGGCCGCCAAGGAGAAGCTCGAGGCCGCGGGCGCCAAGATCGCCATCAAGTGATCTCGGGCGCGTAAGCGCCTACCGCAGCACCGTCGAAGGGGCGGGCATCCACCACGGATGCCCGCCCTTTCGCTTTGGTCACGACCGTTGCGTCCGGTTCATGCTCTCCGATTACAGAGGACTTGTCCTGCTGCGGAAGGTGACTTGCGATGACCGACGGCCACACACGCGTCAGATACTTCGCGACCGCGTCTCTCGACCCCTATGAAGTCGAGAAACGGATCAAGAACGCAAAGGCCCAGGTCGAAGGCATTGACGGCGTGGATGAGCCCAGTCCCGTCTACACCGATCAGTTGCTCGTCGAGATTCTCGCTCAACAGGTCGCCGCTCGGCGCTATTTGCTGACCCTCGCCGTCATCGCCGTGCTCGGTGTCGCCGCCTCGGTGATCTGCGCGATCGTCATCGCCGTCCAGGTCACGGAGGCCAACGCCCACTCCAGCAGCTCGTCGTCTTCCTCCTACTGCGGCCTCTATCGCTGCTAGGCCCAGGGCACCGGATCGCGATTAGCCCGCGAAACTCGATCCGGGCGCCGAGGGAGGGGCCAGTTGTGGATCTGCGGCCGGGGGTGACGTGCACTACGGTGCCGCTAGCGGTGCACGGGCGGGCGGCGGGCTGCGCGAAAAGTTACCCGCGGGTCTGGCCAGAAAAGAAAACTGGTGAGTAACCTGTTCGCACTCAGCTCGTTGCACCTGGTTGACGCGGGTATCGCTGCGCGAACGCATGCGTCCTCTCGGGCCAGTGGCACGGGACGGCAGTGCGCGACGACGCGGAACAGCTCCTGGAGGTGCGATGGGTGCCGAGGTGGTCATCGAAGGTCTTTCCAAGTCCTTCGGTAAGCAGGCCATCTGGCGGGACGTCACGCTGACCCTGCCTCCGGGCGAGGTTTCGGCGATGCTCGGTCCGTCCGGAACCGGTAAGTCCGTCTTCTTGAAGTCGATGATCGGTCTGCTCAAGCCCGACAAGGGCCGGTGCATGATCAACGGCGTCGACATCGTGACGTGCTCCGAACACCAGCTCTACGAGGTGCGCAAGCTCTTCGGTGTCCTCTTCCAGGACGGCGCCCTCTTCGGCTCGATGAACCTCTACGACAACGTGGCGTTCCCCCTGCGGGAGCACACGAAGAAGTCGGAGACCGAGGTCCGCCGGATCGTGCTCGAGAAACTCGAGATGACCGGCCTCAACGGCGCCGACAAGAAGCTGCCCGGCGAGATCTCCGGCGGTATGCGCAAGCGCGCCGGTCTCGCCCGCGCCCTGGTGCTGGACCCGCAGATCATCCTGGTCGACGAGCCGGACTCCGGCCTCGACCCGGTCCGCACCACCTACATCTCCCAGCTCTTCCTGGACGTCAACGCGCAGATCGACGCGACGTTCCTGATCGTCACGCACAACATCAACCTCGCCCGCACCGTCCCGGACAACCTTGGCATGCTGTTCCGCAAGGAACTGGTCATGTTCGGCCCGCGCGAGGTGCTGCTGACCAGCGAGGAGCCGGTCGTCAAGCAGTTCCTCAACGGCAAGATGGACGGCCCCATCGGCATGAGTGAGGAGAAGGACTCGGCCCAGCTCGCCGCGGAGCGCGCGATGTTCGAGGCCGGTCACCACGCGGGCGGTGTCGAGGACATCAGCGGGGTGCCGCCGCAGATGCAGCCGACGCCTGGCGTGCCGACGCGGATGGGCGCGGTCCGCCGCAAGGACCGCGTCATGCAGATCCTGTCCGGTCTGCCGCACGAGGCACAGCAGAGCATCATCGAGTCGCTCTCCCCGGAGGAGCAGCAGCGCTACGGCGTCCGCCCGCAGCGCCTCGCCGCCGCGGGGCACCGTTCCGCACCGCAGAGCGACGGTCCGATGCCGAACCACCACCAGGGGCAGCTGCCCGACGATCAGGTCGCCTCGATCCCGCATCCGGGGAGACCGGGCAACCACCGCTTGCGGCCACATGATCCGGGGTCAGGTGGCGCGTGAGCTCTCCCGCTTCATCGGCGAAGATCCCCGGAATCGGCATGTTGCGCGAGACCGGGAACCTGTTCGCTCTCGGCCTCGACATCGTTCGTGGCATTTTCCAGCGCCCGTTCCAGCTGCGGGAGTTCATCCAGCAGGCCTGGTTCATCGCGAGCGTCACGATCCTGCCGACGGCGCTCGTCGCGATCCCGTTCGGCGCGGTCATCTCGCTGCAGTTCGGTTCCCTTGCCCGCCAGCTCGGCGCCCAGTCCTACACGGGCGCCGGGTCGGTGCTCGCCACCGTGCAGCAGGCCAGTCCGCTGGTCACCGCGCTGCTGGTCGCGGGGGCCGGTGGCAGCGCGGTCTGCGCCGACATCGGCGCGCGGACCATCCGTGAAGAGATCGACGCCATGGAGGTACTCGGCGTCTCCGCGGTGCAGC
This window encodes:
- the rplL gene encoding 50S ribosomal protein L7/L12, producing the protein MAKLSTTELIDAFKELTLLELSEFVKEFETTFDVTAAAPAAVVAAGPVGAAPAAAEEQDEFDVVLESAGEKKIQVIKVVREVVSGLGLKEAKELVEAAPKALLEKVDKEAAEAAKEKLEAAGAKIAIK
- a CDS encoding ABC transporter ATP-binding protein, which gives rise to MGAEVVIEGLSKSFGKQAIWRDVTLTLPPGEVSAMLGPSGTGKSVFLKSMIGLLKPDKGRCMINGVDIVTCSEHQLYEVRKLFGVLFQDGALFGSMNLYDNVAFPLREHTKKSETEVRRIVLEKLEMTGLNGADKKLPGEISGGMRKRAGLARALVLDPQIILVDEPDSGLDPVRTTYISQLFLDVNAQIDATFLIVTHNINLARTVPDNLGMLFRKELVMFGPREVLLTSEEPVVKQFLNGKMDGPIGMSEEKDSAQLAAERAMFEAGHHAGGVEDISGVPPQMQPTPGVPTRMGAVRRKDRVMQILSGLPHEAQQSIIESLSPEEQQRYGVRPQRLAAAGHRSAPQSDGPMPNHHQGQLPDDQVASIPHPGRPGNHRLRPHDPGSGGA
- a CDS encoding MlaE family ABC transporter permease — protein: MLRETGNLFALGLDIVRGIFQRPFQLREFIQQAWFIASVTILPTALVAIPFGAVISLQFGSLARQLGAQSYTGAGSVLATVQQASPLVTALLVAGAGGSAVCADIGARTIREEIDAMEVLGVSAVQRLIVPRVLAMMLVALLLNGMVSVIGVLGGYFFNVVLQGGTPGAYLASFSALAQLPDLWVGELKALIFGFIAAVVASYRGLNPSGGPKGVGDAVNQSVVITFLMLFVVNFVITLIYLQIVPGKLD